AATCCGACCATGGGTGCATGCGATTCTTTATATCTTGGCGTTCTTGGTATCTGCGGTAGCGCCGGCGGGTCCGGAGGATCTGGCGGTGGTGGAGGCGGCGGAGGGTATTGAGTTTCTTTTGAACGAAACTTTATAATTTAAGAGCATTGTAATATATAAATATTATAATGCTCTCTTGGATTAAGAATATTCTTGCTCTCTAAAATACTTTTTCTCGGTGATCGGCGCGTATTGTAAACCCGGGAAAAAGTTCTTCCCTTTTGGTCGCTTATAGAACACGTTCGAACATTCCCTTCAGTAAACTTCCGCGATCGTCGGTTTCCTTTCGGATGGAAAGAAACGTTTTGTTCTCATTTTAATTCAAAGAAGAATTCGGATTCCCCCGAAATTCTAATCCGGACGGACTTCAGTCCGATTTTAACATTTTTTCGGCGGACGATGGTTTGTGGGAACTTTGGAAAAAGACTCCGATTTTCAATTGTAGGATTTTGGCGCTCTTGGAAAAAGGAAAAACCGGTTTCAGAGAAAATGATAAGCGCTCCTCGAAGAAATCTCCCTGAAAAGAAAAACAGAATCGTCGCCTTTTTGTTAAGCTCATTCTTTTTGTCTCTCTACTTTGGAAACGAGCTCGGTCTTTTTCAATCTTCCTGGTTTATCGGAGTTCTTCTCTTTTTTTCGACGATTCTTTCTTATACTCTCTGGGCTCTCATTCACGAATGTGTTCACGGAAATTTTTCGAACTCAAGAGACGAAAGTCATCTGACCGGAAGAATTCTTTGTATCATTTTCGGAACTCCTTATCAAGTCGCAAAGACCGCTCATCTCATGCATCATAAATTCAATCGAAAGGAGGGGGATAGAATCGAATTCTTAGAACAAAACGGAACTCCGGTTTTCATTCAAAAATTCTTCTATTACTTAAAACTTTTACAGGGAACTTATATTTTAGAAGTCGCTGGCGGCTTTCTTCTTTCCTTGCCGCTTTCGTTTTCAATTCCATTTGCCGAGAAATATTTCTCCCGCCTTCCGGTGCAAAGAGCTTTTTTTAAACAGATTCAAAAACCGGAAATCATTCGAGAGTTGCGGATCGATTGTCTTTGGATTTTTTTCCTCTTTGGAATCGCTTTCTTTTTTTCGGGTTCCTTTTTTTGGATCTTAGGGATGATTTTGATTTTTAGAGGTTTTATCGTTTCTGTCTTGGATCATTCGTATCACTACGGGAAAGAGATCGATGATTCTTATTCTTCTTACAATCTGAGTGTTCCAAAAGTTATCTCCTTTCTCTTTCTAAATTTCAACTATCATAGGGTTCATCATTTCTTTCCGGGTTGTCCTTGGAATCGTCTTCCCGATCAGTTTACAAAGTCGAAAGATCGAATGGACCTTTCTCTCTTTCGACAGACCCTCAATCAATTTCAAGGTCTCTTGCCTCTTCCTGAGAATTCTAAAACTTTATAAGAAAGTCTAAATTTGCGACGGGCTACGCTTCAATTTGATTGTCAAAAGGGGCATTTTTTACATTCTGTCGCTTAATGTCCTATAATCATAAGAATGTCTTGGATACCGAGCAGTTCTCCAAAGCCGATCTGGATTTTCTCATCGGAAAAACGAGAGATATGGAACGCCTTGTAGAACAAAATAAGGCTTTTGGAATCTTAACTGGAAAACTTTTAGCTTCTCTCTTTTTTGAGGCTTCTACGAGAACACGTCTTTCTTTTGAAGCAGCGATGGAACGTCTTGGAGGAAGAGTGATTTCCACGGTGGGTTTTCAGTTCTCTTCCATTTCAAAGGGAGAAACATTGTATGACACCATGAAGATGATCGAAGCCTACGCGGATATCGCGGTGATTCGTCATCCAGTGGAAGGTTCTTCTCGAATCGCCGCGGGCGCCGTGAAAATTCCGGTGATCAACGCGGGTGACGGAGCCGGACAACATCCGACTCAGGCGCTTCTGGATCTTTACACGATCATTTCCGAAAAAGGAACGTTAGACGGTCTTACAATCGCTTTTATCGGAGATTTAAAATACGGAAGAACGATTCATTCGCTTATCAATTTGCTCAGACACTACAAGGTTCATCTTTATCTGATCTCTCCTCCCGAACTGGCGCTTCCGGAATCTTATAAAAAAGGTCTGGAAGGTTTTTCGATCACTTGGGAAGAAACCACCGATATCAAAGCGGTTTGGGAATGCGACGTCGCCTACGTTACGCGCATCCAAGAGGAAAGATTTCCCGATCACAAGGAATACGAAAGGCTCAAGGATCTTTTTAAGATCAACAAGGAGCTGATTCTTGCATCGAAGAAGGAGACGACGATCTTACATCCTCTTCCAAGAGTGAACGAACTTTCGACGGACGTGGACGATCTGCCAAACGCGGCCTATTTCAGACAGGCCAGATACGGAGTCGTGAGTAGGATGACTCTTCTTTGTCTTTGTTTGGGACAGGATTTCTAAATTTTTTTGGAACGTAAAATCTGGACATACGAAGAGGCGCGTAAAATTCTACCCACAGTAAGGGAGATTACGGAAGAATACTATTCTTATGTATCAGAACTGACGGCCGAGCTTAGGGACAAAATTCTTCCTGAGAATGAAATGGAACAAAAGGAAGAATCGGTTCGAAGTTCTATCTTCGAATGGTCTTCCAAAGTTCAAGAATACGGAATCGAAGTCAAAGGACTCTGGCTTATAGACTTTGATCACGGAAACGGATATTATTGCTGGCACCTCGGAGAAGAGGACCTTCTGTTCGAACACGGTTACGAAGAAGGTTTTGCCGGAAGAAAATTAATCGATAGGGAAAACGAAGATGGCGAACATCAATGAGAATTATTTAAAACTAAAAGCGGGTTATTTATTTCCTGAAATTTCCAAACGTGTAAAGGCTTATTCCGAAAAAAATCCTTCCGCAAAGATCATACGTTTGGGAATCGGAGACGTAACTCTTCCGA
This is a stretch of genomic DNA from Leptospira tipperaryensis. It encodes these proteins:
- a CDS encoding fatty acid desaturase family protein, producing the protein MISAPRRNLPEKKNRIVAFLLSSFFLSLYFGNELGLFQSSWFIGVLLFFSTILSYTLWALIHECVHGNFSNSRDESHLTGRILCIIFGTPYQVAKTAHLMHHKFNRKEGDRIEFLEQNGTPVFIQKFFYYLKLLQGTYILEVAGGFLLSLPLSFSIPFAEKYFSRLPVQRAFFKQIQKPEIIRELRIDCLWIFFLFGIAFFFSGSFFWILGMILIFRGFIVSVLDHSYHYGKEIDDSYSSYNLSVPKVISFLFLNFNYHRVHHFFPGCPWNRLPDQFTKSKDRMDLSLFRQTLNQFQGLLPLPENSKTL
- the pyrB gene encoding aspartate carbamoyltransferase produces the protein MSYNHKNVLDTEQFSKADLDFLIGKTRDMERLVEQNKAFGILTGKLLASLFFEASTRTRLSFEAAMERLGGRVISTVGFQFSSISKGETLYDTMKMIEAYADIAVIRHPVEGSSRIAAGAVKIPVINAGDGAGQHPTQALLDLYTIISEKGTLDGLTIAFIGDLKYGRTIHSLINLLRHYKVHLYLISPPELALPESYKKGLEGFSITWEETTDIKAVWECDVAYVTRIQEERFPDHKEYERLKDLFKINKELILASKKETTILHPLPRVNELSTDVDDLPNAAYFRQARYGVVSRMTLLCLCLGQDF
- a CDS encoding DUF2203 domain-containing protein, encoding MERKIWTYEEARKILPTVREITEEYYSYVSELTAELRDKILPENEMEQKEESVRSSIFEWSSKVQEYGIEVKGLWLIDFDHGNGYYCWHLGEEDLLFEHGYEEGFAGRKLIDRENEDGEHQ